The Ranitomeya imitator isolate aRanImi1 chromosome 8, aRanImi1.pri, whole genome shotgun sequence genome window below encodes:
- the LOC138647705 gene encoding protein BTG1-like, translating into MKTEISTAAGFLTRLLTHSGLLEEQQLQRFCQSLQESMRDHYKHHWFPQIPCKGSGYRCLRINHKMDPLIGRAAGHIGLSHQRLFQLLPSELTMWVDPFEVSYRIGEDGSICVLYDGSPAVVKPLETHSSCKDALRMGRHSPSKNYSMMTVSS; encoded by the exons ATGAAGACGGAGATCTCCACAGCTGCGGGCTTCCTCACCAGGCTCCTCACACACAGCGGCCTCCTGGAGGAGCAGCAGCTGCAGCGGTTCTGCCAGTCCCTGCAGGAGTCCATGAGAG ATCATTATAAACATCACTGGTTTCCCCAGATTCCATGCAAAGGATCAGGGTATCGCTGTCTAAGAATCAACCACAAAATGGACCCTTTGATAGGTCGCGCGGCTGGACATATTGGCCTCAGCCATCAGAGACTGTTCCAGCTTCTTCCCAGTGAGCTGACAATGTGGGTCGACCCATTTGAAGTTTCCTATCGCATTGGAGAAGATGGATCTATCTGTGTATTATATGACGGATCACCAGCGGTGGTCAAGCCTTTGGAGACCCACTCTAGCTGCAAAGATGCACTTCGGATGGGACGGCACAGCCCGTCCAAAAACTACAGCATGATGACGGTTTCTAGTTAA